AAgtaatatcattagatagatatgaaatatatttccatatggtATCTATAAAATATCATCTATGTTGATAGATTTTTTCTAAAAGATGAAGCCTTAAGATTTAAAAACGGTGGTAGTAGCGTTTTCCCATAATCTAAACGGTCTTAAATCTTATCTCTGCGTAGGTTCTCGGAGGCAGCTCAATTTTTGGGTGTTAGGCGGCTGGATATCAGTGGCAAGATACGGAGCAAGATGCTCTCCGAGAACACAGCGTACGCTGCTTACATGGTGTTCAAGCTAGGAGAAAGGCTCCATCGGCTGGATTTCCCCTTCCAGGAAGCATCGGTCAGCGTTGGAGGGATCCAACAATCGACCCGGCAAGTTTGCCTCCAAGCATGCCTCAACGAGGAAGAAGACGTTGTAGCCGGGGCGCCGCCGTATCACATCCTGCCATCTATTGTGGGTCCTAGCACGGTTACACCGGGAGAGGACGTGGTGCTCCCTCGAAGAAGGGCAGATGGTTGGATGGAGGTGGAGCTTGGTCAATTCTACAATGAGGAATGCGATGATCGCGAGGTTTCCATTAGTTTGACGGAGATAACATCAAACGTTGATAAGAGTGGTCTTATTGTGCGTGGCGTAGAGCTTAGGGCATCAACAACGTGTGAATAGCAGATGGTTTCTTTTCCTTTATGACCGGTACGATAAGTGGTGCTCTTTCAACATTCTGATTTCTGAACTCATTGGCCATTTGCAAGGAAAGGAACAACTTGCTTACCCAGCTACTGCAGTTAGGGACCTCATCCTCTCTGATCTTCTCGCCTGGAATCTTGCCGGGATGAATGAGACATAGTGGTTCCATCGACCATAAAGGTCGAACCCATTCACTTACGGTGAGTACTCCCTGCTTACCGGTCTACAGGGTAATTACATATTTCGAGAAAAAAATTGACTActtatttggtcaacaaaatatacATTGTATAATTTTTGTGttatatatcttatattttgttGATCAAATTTATAGTCAAAGTTTTCTCTTGAAATACGTAAGGGAGTATAATGGTTAATCCGCGTGTCAGTCAGTACAGAGTACAGACGTTACTTGTCATATTCTGATTTTTCATCCTTtgtatttcctctatttttgcaCGTGTACCTAGATCGTCAGTTTGATATATATAATAAAAATTATATAACATAAAAATTATATTATTAGAAAGTATACAACTAAAATTTCTAATGGTATACTTTTAGTATTATATATCTTATATTAAGTTGGTCAAATTGACGACCTAAGAATGCGCGTAGGACTAGTAAAtcaaaacggagggagtagtattttaCACCTCTTAAATCAATGAAAGCAACTAGCCTGGCAGAATAACTGAATATTGGAATTGGAGTAATCTGGTAGTGGCAATAGAGTTAGCATGCACAGCAACAGTGGTCAATTTCAAAATCACTACTCTGCGCTGTAAACAAAATCCACATCTGCAATCACAGGCGAGAGTGAATATCTCACCAAAACGCAGATGACGATATCATCAAGCCACCACGGCCAAGACAGGTGAAGCGCTCAACGATGATTGAAGGTTGTCGATCCGTATTTGGGTGCTCTTTACCTCGAGGTTGCCTGCAAAATGCTGAACCACTTGAGACAGAAAGGGTGTTCTTAGTCAGTCaaaaaccatataataattagcaACACCAACCATATATACAAGAACACACCAGATGTATGCCATTGTCATGGGACCCACTCCAGAAATGCAACTTTATTTTTGCCACATATAATCTGCACTCAGTTCACTCATGTGCTCTAGTGCTAATGACTGGAAAATAACAACACTCGTAGTTCAACCACCAGTCCATGATCAAATCATTATATCTCTATACCCTACAAGGCATTGCCCTTTGCAATATGCGGATGATACGATTTTATTTATGGAGCACGATATAGCTAAAGCCATTAATATGAAGCTTATTCTTTCTATGTTTGAACAACTATCAGGActtaaaattaattttcataagagtgaaattttttattttggtaaggctaaagatatggaacatcaatataaaaatatttttgGATGTGAAACTAGATCCTTGCCTTTTAAATATCTGGGTATCCCTATACATCATAGGGCACTCCGAAATGCGGAGTGGAACCCTGTGGAGAATCGTTTTGCTTCAAAACTAAGTTGTTGGCGTGGAAAAATGCTTTGTTATGGGGATAGACTTGTTCTGGTTAACTCGGTTCTAACAAGCTTACCTATGTTTATGCTCTCCTTTCTGGAAATCCCAGTTGGGGTGAGGAAAAGGTTAGATTACTACCGATCAAATTTCTTTTGGCAATCGGATGAGAATAAAAAGAAGTATCGTCTCTCTCGATGGAATATTTTGTGTAGACCTAAAGACCAAGGGGGATTAGGAATTGAGGTACTTGAGTTAAAGAACAAATGCTTGCTCAGTAAGTGGCTGTTTAAATTGCTCTCAGAGGAGGGTATGTGGCAGCAGCTGTTGTATAATAAGTACCTTAAAAATAAAACTCTTTCACAAGTCGAAGCGAAGCCTAATGATTCACAATTCTGGAAAGGTCTTATGCATGCGAAGAATGACTTTTTTAATCGGGGGTTTTTTAAAGTGGGAAATGGAATGACAGTTaggttctgggaagatgtttggATGGGGGATGCTCCGTTGTGTCAGCAATACCCAGCCTTATATAATATTGTTCAACATAAAAAATGTCCTAGTCTCAACGGTCTTGGCAAATACACCTTTGAATATCTCTTTTAGACGAGGTTTAAATAATAACAAATGGTTACAATGGCTAAATTTATGTCAACGGCTAATGACAATTACTTTGACTACTGAACCGGATGTGTTTCTTTGGAAACTTACGGAATCTGGCCTGTTTTCAGTCAAGTCTATGTATCTTGATCTAATGAATGGACATACTATCTTTCTTCGAAAATATTTGTGGAAATTAAAGATACCATTGAAAATAAAGAtctttatgtggttccttagtaaCAAACTGCTTCTTACTAAGGACAATCTAGCCAAAAGGAAGTGGAATGGGTGTCAAAAATGTTGCTTTTGTGATTCCGCTGAAACAGTTAGCCATTTGTTTATTAATTGCCCTTTTGCAAAAATTATTTGGCGCATGGTTTATCTTACTTATAATATTCCTTCACCAGCTAatgttactaatatgtttggtaaatgGCTTAATGGGGTACGTAAGGAGGATAAACATAAAATCCGTGTGGGAATATCTGCTCTATGTTGGTTCATTTGGAGGACTaggaatgatattatttttaacaaacAGAACGGAActaactttttgcaggttatccgacgCGCTGCTCATTGGATTCAGCAATGGGTTTTCCTTCTCCCATTGGAACATCGGGAGGAtatggttactggatgcaaccggatgctagtGGTTACTCAGGACTTCTTTTTCTGGGCTACTGGATGGCGACACATTAATAGATTAGCAAATGGATAGGCTATCTTTGTGTTGCATTTTTCTTTGGTTGATTCATGTGTCGACCTTAGCTTTCCCATGAGTGTAATTTTGAATTTTGTAAACTGATACGGAACATTTTTGTTTCAATAAagaaagccgtgtgcatctattgatgcagaggctggggcgatgCTCCCATATCTAAAAAATATGCTGATGAGGACAAGGAGCCACACAAGAAACCTCAAAACCCACTAAGAATTCACTCATGGAGTCAACTCAGCACCTCAATCTGTCGGTGTGGTTGATACTAAGGATTTCATCAAAATTTCTCCGATGTTTAACTGGTACAGGACAATTTTATTTCAACACTTAAGAAAAACAAAATAGATTTTTTTGTAAAACACGTCAAAACTTACTTAAAATGTATCAAAATTTATATTTTTTGGACATCTTGACGAGGACCAAATTATTGTTTTATTAAAAAACATTTAACTATTTGAATGTGTATAATCTTATTAAAATCATACATACATGTAACTAATTGTTTATAAAGCTCGGCATCCTAGATCAGCTTCATGATGTAAGTGTACCGCAATCTCTAGAATTTTCTATTTATCTACACGTAAGATAGGTAGTAATACCAATTCAAACTCGCATAAGATTTTGTTTAGATATGTGTATCACAATCTCTAGAATTTTCTTTTTTCCATGAGCTCCTTTCAATGGTTATGAAAATAAATTAAATAAAAGTGAGTACATATCCAAACACATTTTAAGTATGTGTCATATTTCATCATTAAATAACTTATAACCAAGGGGGGTTCATATGATGTGATTCTAGTTTTCTATTTACCACCATTTAACTTTTATTAATGGATGTTTGGATTGTTAATATTGTTTCTTCAAATTTACTCACATTATTAGGATAGTAATTTTAATAAGAAAAACATAAATACACCATTGAAAAATTTCCACTCGTATAATAAGTTATAAGtaaaatagttcaatataaattAGAGAGAGAGAGCCATATATTAAACTTAACCAATGCCAACGTGATGGTCTTTCTAAGTCTCTTCTCACATATATATTTGCACCATGTTATAGAGTTGAGACATGCGTAAATTTACCGAAACTTAAAGAGTAAGAAAAAAACTTAGTTGTTTCGGGTGTGTGTGAATATGCCATTAGTGACATATGTTCCACGAGTAGATGGGGAAGAACCGATAGCATTGCTAACAGAGTCATTCAATTTAATGGCTAACCCGTGATCCTGTGAGATAttgaagcatcaaagtccgcattAAAAACATAGGGGTGGTTAATTCTGGTTAGAAAGATAGTGGCGCGCCAACGACTTGGCTACCTACCAATAATAATTAAAAGTAGATACTAACCTTCCTAGGGATAGTAATGGTAAAATTTGTTTTGTTAGATTAGTGGCCAAGTGGATTAGAGAGCAAGTTTGTCAATAATATATAAGCAGGCTCTTTAAATAGGCGTATGAGCAACATTGCAACTAGCACATAACAAATAAATGAGAGTTGCTTCAGCATTACCGTATCCTTATCACATACTACAATGTATGTTTTCATACCCAAGGAGATCGAGAGGCTGTCGGAGGAGATTCTCTAGGCAGTGATCTCTCTCACATCACCTCGGGATGCCTACGGCGAGGCTGCCGTATCTCGGCTCATCGGCGGCGCCGCTGACTCAGACGTCATCTGGTCATCCTTCCTGCCCCATGACCTCCTACGTTTTGGCAGGAATGAGCTTTCCCGCATGCCGCCATCGTCTAAGAAGAGTCTCTTCCGACCCCTTGTTGGCCACTCCTCCCACATTCTAGGACAGCTCGTCGTATCTACATGGCAGCCATTCTTTCTCGCAGTGTACTTTCACTAGTGACATATGATCCATGCCGAGACCGGGAAAGACTGCATGCATTATTGTCCGACCCATTTAGTCTACGTGCTATAGGGAGACCTTGAAGAGTCAAAATCATAATTGAAAATACGAGGCAATGATTAATTCCCGCAGGAAGATAGTGACATTGTACATTTGGGCGAGCATGAATTATTAATTTGATGGCAAAAGCCATGCCTTTCACACCTATATTTTTTTATAAATAGTGCAAACCTAAGGCTTAAAGACCACTTCTATTCCACAGAGGCAAGCCACTTATTGTATGCACTATGTCTGTACGAGCATATTTGACTGGATATGACAGGTGTCAAGCAAATGCAAAGGGTGtaaccacccccccccccccccccccccccccccgaacacACACTCGACCCTGAACACCAAGTCAATTTTTCTAGAATTTAGCATCATAGCGAGCAAAATAGCGTCATAGCGAGCAGAATTACTAGAATTAGCATGGACTGCCAAAATAGCAAAGAAATAGCGTGATGTTTTAAACGTTTGTTACAACTTGCAAGTCACATGTAGATATATACGATGATGGAGACTTCTTTCGGCTCTACCTTGCAGACCTCGCAACCGTAACTGCGTTGAGACGATGATGGAGACTTCGTGACCGTATTGGCGCATGTTCGTGGGCGGTGAGATTGGTGGTGTCAAGACCGAGTCCTCGCGAGGCTCCGACGCGACGGATCGTCCGGGGGTTGTGGATAGGGTTTTTTGGGAGAAATTCTTCTCGGCTCGCCCGACACCGACATGGTGCTGCCCACTAGTGGCATCAGTCCTTCATGAAGGGCATTGTGGCTGCCTTCCATCCACCTCCCTATGTGtgtcgggggaaaccctaggactatctggtccgggcagcagcggtcgctttccttcttgaaggtgttgcttggtgGGAGATGATCCGGTGCTAGGAGCGTTGTGGTACTTCTCCGGAGGGCGCGGCGGTGGTGGGTCACCATCGTTTAGTCGATCCGCCTTTGTCTCTATTttcgcttttttttttctttcgctGGGAGTGTGTTTGCTACTACCCAACATTTTCATTCCGTTTCTAGACTATGGTTGTATTGAATGATTTCTATATTAATGTAGTGAGACGAAAGCATATTTCAA
This Lolium perenne isolate Kyuss_39 chromosome 1, Kyuss_2.0, whole genome shotgun sequence DNA region includes the following protein-coding sequences:
- the LOC127327764 gene encoding F-box protein PP2-B11, whose protein sequence is MEIERLPEELLQVVISLTSPQDACRTAAVSRAFRAAADSDVVWSCFLPRDLPRFGRKQLPRSPLSSKKGLFERLAAQPALLPGKLVSMQLDRVTGAKCYTMSARALRVPSWGDTRRSSRWIHIEIDFITGGKRFSEAAQFLGVRRLDISGKIRSKMLSENTAYAAYMVFKLGERLHRLDFPFQEASVSVGGIQQSTRQVCLQACLNEEEDVVAGAPPYHILPSIVGPSTVTPGEDVVLPRRRADGWMEVELGQFYNEECDDREVSISLTEITSNVDKSGLIVRGVELRASTTCE